GCATCAACACCTAATGTTGCAGCAGTCATATCACCAATCTGGAAAGTAATTTTCTGATTAGCATTTGCACCTACTTGAAGGTTTTTACCAGTAAATTTACCATCAAGTAATTTCATTGTATTGAATTCTGTTTGATCAGCAATACGTGTTACTTCTGAAGACAATTGATCTAATTCAGCTTTTATAGCAGTACGGTCAGCAGTTACGTTAGTATCATTGGCTGCTTGTACAGATAACTCTCTCATTCTTTGAAGAATTGAAGTAGTTTCATTAAGAGCACCTTCAGCTGTCTGAATTAAAGAGATACCATCTTGTGCATTTGTAGATGCTTGATCAAGACCTCTAATTTGTCCACGCATTTTTTCAGAAATTGTAAGACCAGCAGCATTATCACCAGCACGATTAATTTTGTAACCAGAAGATAATTTTTCTGTAGATTTTGCAAGGTTACCAGTTGTAATTCCTAATTGTCTGTTTGTATTAGCAGACGCCATATTGTGTTGAATTATCATAATATATTCCTCCTTGAATATACAGTAGCATCCATGCTACCATTGTCATTTTATTGTAGTATAATAAAATGTTATCTGACATATATAGGCCGTACGCTCCTATTATTCGCTTCCAGATAATATTTATCTTACTTATACTATATATCGGATAGAAAAAATAATACTTTATAGTGATTTATAATATTTTTTATTTTTTTTTGTCTAAAAAATAAGACTCCCCTTGATATTCACTCATCATATTTTTATAATAGTTACTAACAGATTGACTACTCACGTTATAATTTTTAATCTCCTGTTTTTGTCTCATTAGATAAGTCTCAAGCTTTGATTTAATAGCCTTCTCTTTCACTTGAAGATTCATACTTTTTTCAATAATCTTCTTGATTAGTTCTTGCATAACAACAATATCTGATTTATATTCAAAGGCATTGCGTTTTACCTCATCTTGAACCCTAGCATATATCATCTCAAAGCCATCATCTAATTGATCTAACTGTGTAATAAGTTTCTCTTTCTTATTTAAGGTTTCATCAAAACTATCTATATCGACTTCAATCGATGTTAATATATTTTCTTGTTTCTTATTTATTTCAATCAACTCATCTAAAATTTTATTTTTTTTTACTAAAGTATCTGTTAGTATTCTTATATAAGTATTAATTTCCATCTCTATCTCTTTCCTATTAATAGCTTTCTTAGATTCTATTTTACATAAAGTTACTTATTTATTATTCTTCATAACTTCTTTCCATGTATCTCGCATTACTCTAAGATGGGCTAAAACCTCATCCAAGATTTTGCTGTCTTTACTAATATTCGCTTGAACCATTCTTTGATATAAATAGTTATAAACATTATCAAAATCTTTAGCTACCCCATATTTAAAATCAAGCGTACTTTGTAAATATGTAATAATTTTTTCTGCTTTAATTATATTATTATTTGCCTTGCTTATATCTTTTTCTTCAATACCAATAAGAGCTATATTACAAAATTTTATTGCCCCTTCATATAACATTAGAGTTAATTCTGCTGGTGTAGCTGTATTAATTTTATTATTTTGGTATGCTGATGCAGCATTAAATGCCATCTTTATTCCTCCTGTATCACTAACCTACCATTTTTTATAATATTATAACAAATAAATAGCAAAATATATAGAAGAATATAATATCTTCCTAACACCTTATAATGCAATAACTTAGTTTGAGCTCGTACCCAACATACCTGCTAATGCATTACTCTGAGATTGTAATTTTGCCATTGCTGTTTCCATAGCAGAAAATTGTTGATAGTACTTATTTTCTAAAGCTGTAACCTTTTTATCTAATTCAGCAATTTTTTTCTTATACTCTGTTTGTTGATTAGTCATCAATTTATCATTATAAAACGTAAAGGCACTTCTAACATTAGGGATAGACTTTATATTTTTATCTATATCTTTGTATAAATTGCTAATAGTTTTAGAAAGCACTTCTGCTACTATATCAGGATCTGATTCCAGTGCATTCATAAGTTTATTCGTAAGGCTAGCAAAAGTTGAATCATCTGGATCTCCATCTATATGTAATAAGCCTTTTTCCGAATAATCTGAAGAAGTTCCTATTCCAAAGCTAGCTAACGAATATTTTTTGCCGTCACTTGCTTCAACACTTTGTGTAAGAGATGTTTTTAATGAAGTTATAACAGTTCCTATGCTAGAATCTCTTCTGAGCATAGAATCCTTTATTTTAGTCTCCCATTTTTCAATCTGTGCATCTGTCATGGCTTCTTTTTCATCATCACTCAAAGGATCATAACCACTTGCTGAATCTGCATAATATAAGGTATTTAATTCCTTTAAAATTTCATTGTAATTTTTGACGAAATTTTTTACTGCATCAAAGGTGGCTTGTGTATCATTGGACACTCCAAACGTAATACTTTCGTTTCCTGTAGTTGCACCTTTTAATGTAACAGTTAATCCATTAACCGTTACCGTATTAGAGCTACTCGTAAAAGTTACACCATTCATTTCAAATTTAGCATCTCTACCTGCCTTTACAACCATATCATTTTGAT
The Clostridium sp. Marseille-P299 genome window above contains:
- a CDS encoding flagellin N-terminal helical domain-containing protein, whose protein sequence is MIIQHNMASANTNRQLGITTGNLAKSTEKLSSGYKINRAGDNAAGLTISEKMRGQIRGLDQASTNAQDGISLIQTAEGALNETTSILQRMRELSVQAANDTNVTADRTAIKAELDQLSSEVTRIADQTEFNTMKLLDGKFTGKNLQVGANANQKITFQIGDMTAATLGVDALDVTDHTKAETATTNVQKAIDTVSTQRSNLGALQNRLEHTIANADNTSENLQAAESRIRDVDMADEMVKYSKDNILQQAAQSMLAQANQSTQGVLSLLQ
- the fliS gene encoding flagellar export chaperone FliS — translated: MAFNAASAYQNNKINTATPAELTLMLYEGAIKFCNIALIGIEEKDISKANNNIIKAEKIITYLQSTLDFKYGVAKDFDNVYNYLYQRMVQANISKDSKILDEVLAHLRVMRDTWKEVMKNNK
- the flgN gene encoding flagellar export chaperone FlgN; protein product: MEINTYIRILTDTLVKKNKILDELIEINKKQENILTSIEVDIDSFDETLNKKEKLITQLDQLDDGFEMIYARVQDEVKRNAFEYKSDIVVMQELIKKIIEKSMNLQVKEKAIKSKLETYLMRQKQEIKNYNVSSQSVSNYYKNMMSEYQGESYFLDKKK